The Agromyces atrinae genome window below encodes:
- a CDS encoding fatty acid desaturase family protein, with translation MSSPLAGSAGPSSVVPILGPVRSTKARTGAPNVTQTYSQLSQVVRESGMLGRARWFYAIVMGALVVALGGAITGFILLGDSWFQLLIAGALGLIFTQIAFITHEASHRAVLESGPANDRLGRILAAGVVGISYAWWMTKHTRHHANPNKVGKDPDIDFDTISFTEESAAKQKGVIAWITRRQGYLFFPLLLLEGLNLHVTSVRTLFAKRRIDGRGLELSLIAVRFAIYFGVIFWVLPLGMAFAFIGVQLAVFGVYMGASFAPNHKGMPIIPADAKLDFFSKQVLTSRNISGGWWATTLMGGLNYQVEHHLFPSMPRPHLAKAREIVREHCRTLEVPYTETTLVQSYGIVIRYLNRVGLAARDPFDCPMVNRFRRV, from the coding sequence ATTTCTTCACCTCTCGCCGGTTCCGCTGGCCCCTCGTCCGTCGTACCCATCCTCGGTCCCGTTCGCTCCACAAAGGCGCGCACCGGAGCCCCGAATGTCACGCAGACCTATTCGCAGCTCTCGCAGGTCGTTCGCGAGAGCGGCATGCTCGGTCGTGCTCGATGGTTCTACGCGATCGTCATGGGAGCGCTCGTCGTCGCCCTCGGCGGTGCGATCACGGGCTTCATCCTTCTCGGTGACTCGTGGTTCCAGCTGCTCATCGCCGGCGCGCTCGGCCTCATCTTCACGCAGATCGCGTTCATCACGCACGAAGCCTCGCATCGCGCGGTGCTCGAGTCGGGCCCGGCGAACGATCGCCTCGGCCGCATCCTCGCCGCCGGAGTCGTCGGCATCAGCTACGCCTGGTGGATGACGAAGCACACGCGTCACCACGCGAACCCCAACAAGGTCGGCAAAGACCCGGACATCGACTTCGACACGATCTCGTTCACGGAGGAGTCGGCCGCGAAGCAGAAGGGCGTCATCGCCTGGATCACGCGCCGCCAGGGCTACCTCTTCTTCCCCCTCCTTCTCCTCGAGGGCCTGAACCTCCACGTCACGAGCGTGCGCACCCTCTTCGCGAAGCGCCGCATCGACGGCCGCGGCCTCGAGCTCAGCCTCATCGCCGTGCGATTCGCCATCTACTTCGGCGTCATCTTCTGGGTGCTGCCCCTCGGTATGGCGTTCGCCTTCATCGGCGTCCAGCTCGCCGTGTTCGGTGTCTACATGGGCGCCTCGTTCGCGCCGAACCACAAGGGCATGCCGATCATCCCGGCCGACGCGAAGCTCGACTTCTTCTCGAAGCAGGTGCTCACGTCGCGCAACATCTCCGGCGGCTGGTGGGCCACGACGCTCATGGGCGGACTCAACTACCAGGTCGAGCACCACCTCTTCCCGAGCATGCCGCGGCCGCACCTCGCCAAGGCCCGTGAGATCGTGCGGGAACATTGCCGTACACTGGAAGTGCCCTATACGGAGACCACACTCGTCCAGTCTTATGGAATCGTCATCCGTTATCTCAACCGCGTCGGCCTCGCCGCTCGCGATCCCTTCGACTGCCCCATGGTGAACCGCTTCCGGCGGGTCTAA
- a CDS encoding Lrp/AsnC family transcriptional regulator — protein sequence MSESPQFTTPAVLDDIDRDIIARLHENARISNVELASAVGLSPSSCLARVRSLRERGIIIRYTAEIDPRALGFSLQALVSVRIRPGARHLMGQISDELRQQPEVAQLFFLGGAEDFLIHVRVRDADHVRRFVLDNLSANPAVALTETNLVFEHHTALSAGLRTPL from the coding sequence ATGAGCGAGTCACCGCAGTTCACGACTCCCGCGGTCCTCGACGACATCGACCGCGACATCATCGCCCGGCTGCACGAGAACGCCCGCATCTCGAACGTCGAGCTCGCGAGCGCGGTCGGTCTCTCGCCGTCATCCTGTCTCGCTCGCGTGCGGTCGCTCCGCGAACGCGGAATCATCATCCGCTACACCGCGGAGATCGACCCCCGCGCACTCGGCTTCTCGCTGCAGGCGCTCGTGAGCGTGCGCATCCGCCCGGGTGCGCGGCACCTCATGGGGCAAATCTCCGACGAGCTGCGTCAGCAGCCGGAGGTCGCCCAGCTCTTCTTCCTCGGCGGCGCGGAGGACTTTCTCATCCACGTCCGCGTGCGCGACGCCGACCACGTGCGGCGCTTCGTGCTCGACAACCTCTCGGCCAACCCGGCCGTCGCCCTCACCGAGACGAATCTCGTCTTCGAGCACCACACCGCGCTGTCGGCGGGGCTCCGCACTCCGCTCTGA
- the ald gene encoding alanine dehydrogenase has product MHIGVPAETKNNEFRVALTPAGAHALAERGHTVSVQSGAGVGAGYADSDYLAAGASIVDSADEAWAAALVLKVKEPIAAEYGFLRPDLVLFTYLHLAADEALTRALLAAGTTSIAYETVQLSDQSLPLLTPMSEVAGRLAPQEGAAHLHASRGGRGIMLSGVPGTAKAKVVVIGGGVAGEQAAYIAHGLGADVTVLDLSLPRLREIDARYGGAIRTLASSPYEIARQLVDADLVIGAVLVPGAAAPKVVTDSMVAGMKKGSVLVDIAIDQGGCFEGSRPTTHADPTFRVHDSIYYCVANMPGAVPATSTPALTNATLPYALAIADRGVDAALAGDPALANGLSTRGGRLTNASVAAAHGIEFTAP; this is encoded by the coding sequence ATGCACATCGGTGTTCCCGCTGAGACCAAGAACAATGAGTTCCGCGTCGCCCTCACTCCCGCCGGGGCACACGCCCTCGCCGAGCGCGGCCACACCGTCAGCGTCCAGTCGGGTGCGGGCGTCGGAGCGGGATACGCCGACAGCGACTACCTCGCCGCCGGCGCGAGCATCGTCGATTCGGCCGACGAGGCGTGGGCGGCCGCCCTCGTGCTCAAGGTCAAGGAGCCCATCGCGGCCGAGTACGGTTTCCTCCGGCCCGACCTCGTGCTCTTCACATACCTGCACCTCGCCGCCGACGAGGCCCTGACCCGTGCGCTCCTCGCCGCGGGCACGACGTCGATCGCCTACGAGACCGTGCAGCTCTCCGACCAAAGCCTCCCTCTCCTCACCCCCATGAGCGAGGTCGCCGGGCGTCTCGCCCCGCAGGAGGGCGCCGCCCACCTGCACGCGAGCCGCGGCGGTCGCGGCATCATGCTCTCGGGCGTTCCAGGCACCGCGAAGGCGAAGGTCGTGGTCATCGGCGGCGGTGTCGCCGGTGAGCAGGCCGCCTACATCGCGCACGGTCTCGGCGCCGACGTCACCGTCCTCGACCTCTCTCTGCCGCGACTGCGCGAGATCGACGCCCGCTACGGCGGCGCGATCCGCACCCTCGCGTCGTCGCCGTACGAGATCGCGCGTCAGCTCGTCGACGCCGACCTCGTCATCGGCGCCGTGCTCGTGCCGGGCGCGGCAGCCCCGAAGGTCGTCACCGACTCGATGGTCGCGGGCATGAAGAAGGGCAGCGTGCTCGTCGACATCGCGATCGACCAGGGCGGATGCTTCGAGGGCTCGCGCCCCACGACCCACGCCGACCCCACGTTCCGCGTGCACGACTCCATTTACTACTGCGTCGCCAATATGCCCGGTGCCGTGCCCGCGACATCCACCCCCGCCCTCACCAACGCGACCCTTCCCTATGCGCTCGCGATCGCCGATCGCGGCGTCGATGCGGCACTCGCGGGCGACCCCGCACTCGCGAACGGACTGAGCACGCGCGGCGGCCGGCTCACGAATGCATCCGTGGCCGCGGCGCACGGAATCGAGTTCACCGCGCCGTGA
- a CDS encoding AAA family ATPase: MWRLDRRDDDASEHEGDALSAPVFASPTGSAHSVSVGDATVATGDVTDSAWTRWSSELAALGGRSPLLRFDDSPRTRIELSTTHPGGLPQFITGKSTLLSSLIRDELALRNARLAAAQITHKGTELRSVRGIESVNLAIGLAKWRLDGQDYLAPVLLRPLAIRRYGRDFELKLKGQPYLNPALARALREQFKITLDADAFVALAITNGVFKPQPVIDRLRGLTSHLAWFSVAPRLVVSSFAEVGPAMAADAARAPSAAGRASDHLIVSAVAGNPASRAAVEGAYEPVTVTPQDQRPPATDSFLLDADPEQEAVIAQIAAGSSIVVKTLPGTGGTQTIVNAIGSLVGQHKRVLVVGARRSSLDGIAHRLGQIGLGGAAVTTSTLRRDLISSISRNEKAKKPHAADIDDALVRLRKVLLDYRVALTRRDPALGVSALDALAELARLALLPEPPATTARLDRGSLEAIADDRPGAARQLVRAAALGEFRYGPGDSPWYGAAFSSTADATRAHDLAKRLNSVEIPRLLDRANALIGQTKLRPFESIAELGVFLRLLLDVRETLDKFQPSVYDRPLGELISATSSRRDSPGMTGANRRRLRKLAFEFLRPGVHVTDMNAALRRIQQQRTLWQRYSEAGAIPAVPVGIADVHVAYQKVADDLAVLDQPLGVSSTPRQLASRPIRDLIYTMSGLAAESEVLANLQERTAVLSELRTLKLDPLLVDLSQRHVPEQGVAAELELAWWQSVLELMLAGDKALLSANTTVLDRLEADFRLVDEAHAAAAGGVLAWLLAESWKIGVVDWPEEADQLRRLLRGDRATPRALNDAAPHLFRALAPVWLASPYEVPAVDDSIAFDTVILVDAGATTFAENLGAIRRAKQVVAFGDPVTQTPTDFETGIVDAETPASRENLDALHADSALARLGELLPTLTLTRSYRAGGEDLAELVNRRFYGGRIDSLPWAGSFLGHGSLNLHYVNGNGLPDPVTGAVESVDAEVGKVVELVMEHAVKRPRESLMVITASARHAARVHQSVLAAFAKRTDLSDFILKDRAEPFTVLTLEQAVAQSRDRVIFSIGYGRTPHGRLLSDFGSLGEPGGDRLLAVGMTRARRSMDIVSCFHADDIDEERQAHGVVALANVLSQTEARAAEPTGTETPEPMLVDLAARLEARGIRVTLGYRGKLPLAAAFAGKAVVVETDASIGNGSLRESLRLRPEVLRRLGWHYLRVHSFELFAAPDAVADRVASVLGAERRLPAQTASTGAHR, encoded by the coding sequence GTGTGGCGGCTTGACAGAAGAGACGACGACGCGTCGGAACACGAGGGCGATGCGCTCAGCGCACCCGTTTTCGCGTCGCCGACGGGATCAGCCCATTCCGTGAGCGTGGGCGACGCGACGGTCGCGACGGGGGATGTGACCGATTCGGCCTGGACGCGCTGGAGCAGTGAACTCGCCGCTCTCGGCGGCCGATCGCCGTTGTTGCGCTTCGACGACTCGCCGCGCACGCGCATCGAACTCTCGACCACCCACCCCGGCGGTCTTCCCCAGTTCATCACGGGCAAGTCGACGCTGCTGTCGAGCCTCATCCGCGACGAGCTCGCGCTGCGGAACGCACGTCTCGCGGCCGCGCAGATCACGCACAAGGGCACCGAGCTGCGATCCGTGCGTGGCATCGAATCGGTCAACCTCGCGATCGGTCTCGCCAAGTGGCGCCTCGATGGTCAGGACTACCTCGCGCCCGTGCTCCTGCGCCCGCTCGCGATCCGCCGCTACGGCCGCGACTTCGAGCTGAAGCTCAAGGGCCAGCCCTACCTCAACCCCGCACTCGCCCGTGCTCTGCGCGAGCAGTTCAAGATCACCCTCGACGCCGACGCGTTCGTCGCGCTCGCGATCACCAACGGCGTCTTCAAGCCGCAGCCCGTGATCGATCGCCTCCGCGGCCTCACATCTCACCTCGCGTGGTTCAGCGTCGCCCCGCGTCTCGTCGTCTCGTCGTTCGCCGAGGTCGGCCCGGCGATGGCGGCGGATGCCGCGCGTGCGCCGTCTGCAGCAGGCCGGGCCTCCGACCACCTCATCGTCTCCGCCGTCGCCGGCAACCCCGCGTCGCGTGCGGCCGTCGAGGGCGCGTACGAACCCGTGACCGTGACGCCGCAGGACCAGCGTCCGCCCGCGACCGACTCCTTCCTCCTCGACGCCGACCCCGAGCAGGAAGCGGTGATCGCCCAGATCGCCGCCGGCTCGTCGATCGTCGTCAAGACGCTGCCCGGCACGGGCGGCACGCAGACGATCGTCAACGCGATCGGGTCGCTCGTCGGCCAGCACAAGCGCGTGCTCGTCGTCGGTGCCCGTCGGTCGAGCCTCGACGGCATCGCTCACCGCCTCGGTCAGATCGGACTCGGCGGCGCGGCCGTCACGACGTCGACCCTGCGCCGCGATCTCATCTCGTCGATCTCGCGCAACGAGAAGGCGAAGAAGCCGCACGCCGCCGACATCGACGACGCGCTCGTGCGCCTCCGCAAGGTGCTGCTCGACTACCGCGTCGCGCTCACGCGTCGCGACCCGGCGCTCGGCGTCTCGGCTCTCGACGCGCTCGCCGAACTCGCTCGACTCGCCCTCCTTCCCGAGCCGCCCGCGACGACGGCCCGCCTCGACCGCGGATCGCTCGAGGCGATCGCCGACGACCGCCCCGGTGCCGCCCGCCAGCTCGTGCGCGCCGCGGCTCTCGGCGAGTTCCGCTACGGCCCCGGCGACTCGCCCTGGTACGGCGCAGCCTTCAGTTCGACGGCGGATGCCACGCGCGCCCACGACCTCGCGAAGCGACTGAACTCCGTCGAGATCCCGCGCCTGCTCGACCGGGCGAACGCCCTCATCGGTCAGACGAAGCTCCGCCCGTTCGAGTCGATCGCCGAGCTCGGCGTCTTCCTCCGCCTCCTCCTCGACGTGCGCGAGACGCTCGACAAGTTCCAGCCCTCGGTCTACGACCGCCCGCTCGGCGAACTCATCTCCGCGACGTCGTCGCGCCGTGATTCGCCCGGCATGACGGGTGCCAACCGTCGTCGTCTGCGGAAGCTCGCGTTCGAGTTCCTCCGACCCGGCGTGCACGTCACCGACATGAACGCCGCGCTCCGCCGCATCCAGCAGCAGCGCACCCTGTGGCAGCGCTACTCCGAGGCCGGCGCGATCCCAGCGGTGCCCGTCGGCATCGCCGACGTCCACGTCGCGTACCAGAAGGTCGCCGACGACCTCGCTGTGCTCGACCAGCCGCTCGGTGTGTCGTCGACTCCGCGTCAGCTCGCGTCGCGCCCCATCCGCGACCTCATCTACACGATGTCGGGTCTCGCGGCCGAGTCCGAGGTGCTCGCGAACCTGCAGGAACGCACCGCCGTGCTGTCGGAGCTCCGCACCCTCAAGCTCGATCCGCTGCTCGTCGACCTGTCGCAGCGTCACGTTCCCGAGCAGGGCGTCGCCGCCGAGCTCGAGCTCGCGTGGTGGCAGTCCGTACTCGAGCTCATGCTCGCGGGCGACAAGGCCCTGCTCAGCGCGAACACGACGGTCCTCGACCGCCTCGAGGCCGACTTCCGACTGGTCGACGAAGCGCACGCCGCGGCCGCCGGGGGAGTGCTCGCCTGGCTCCTCGCCGAGTCGTGGAAGATCGGCGTCGTCGACTGGCCCGAGGAGGCCGACCAGCTGCGCCGTCTGCTGCGCGGCGATCGCGCCACTCCGCGCGCCCTCAATGACGCGGCCCCGCACCTCTTCCGCGCGCTCGCGCCCGTCTGGCTCGCGTCGCCCTACGAGGTGCCGGCGGTCGACGACTCGATCGCGTTCGACACCGTCATCCTCGTGGATGCCGGTGCGACGACGTTCGCCGAGAACCTGGGTGCCATCCGCCGCGCGAAGCAGGTCGTCGCGTTCGGCGACCCCGTGACGCAGACGCCGACCGACTTCGAGACCGGCATCGTCGACGCCGAGACCCCCGCTTCGCGCGAGAACCTCGACGCGCTGCACGCCGACTCGGCGCTCGCGCGCCTCGGCGAACTGCTGCCGACACTGACCCTCACGCGCAGCTACCGCGCGGGCGGCGAAGACCTCGCCGAGCTCGTCAACCGTCGTTTCTACGGTGGTCGTATCGACTCGCTCCCGTGGGCCGGCAGCTTCCTCGGCCACGGCAGCCTGAACCTGCACTACGTCAACGGCAACGGCCTGCCCGACCCCGTCACGGGCGCGGTCGAGAGTGTCGACGCCGAGGTCGGCAAGGTCGTCGAGCTCGTGATGGAGCACGCCGTCAAGCGCCCGCGCGAGTCGCTCATGGTCATCACCGCGAGCGCGCGTCACGCGGCACGCGTGCACCAGTCGGTGCTCGCGGCGTTCGCGAAGCGCACCGACCTGTCGGACTTCATCCTGAAGGACCGCGCCGAGCCGTTCACCGTGCTCACCCTCGAGCAGGCCGTCGCGCAGAGCCGCGACCGCGTCATCTTCTCGATCGGCTACGGCCGTACGCCCCACGGCCGACTGCTGAGCGACTTCGGTTCGCTCGGCGAGCCGGGCGGCGACCGCCTCCTCGCGGTCGGGATGACGCGTGCGCGGCGATCGATGGACATCGTGTCGTGCTTCCACGCCGACGACATCGACGAAGAGCGTCAAGCGCACGGCGTCGTCGCACTCGCCAACGTGCTCTCGCAGACCGAAGCGCGCGCGGCCGAGCCCACGGGCACCGAGACGCCCGAGCCGATGCTCGTCGATCTGGCGGCGCGACTCGAAGCCCGCGGCATCCGTGTCACGCTCGGGTACCGTGGCAAGCTCCCGCTCGCTGCGGCGTTCGCGGGCAAGGCCGTCGTCGTCGAGACCGACGCGAGCATCGGCAACGGAAGCCTGCGCGAGTCGCTGCGGCTCCGGCCCGAGGTGCTTCGCCGGCTCGGATGGCACTACCTGCGCGTGCACAGCTTCGAACTGTTCGCGGCTCCCGATGCCGTGGCCGACCGCGTGGCATCCGTTCTCGGCGCCGAGCGTCGCCTGCCGGCGCAGACGGCGTCGACCGGCGCGCACCGCTGA
- the mscL gene encoding large conductance mechanosensitive channel protein MscL produces the protein MLKGFKEFIMRGNVIDLAVAVVIGAAFTAVVNVVVNSVINPLIGAIFKADSLDDAMKWTIPGTSATLEFGAVIGAVLNFLIIAAVVYFVFVLPVNTIKERAEAKLKRGEPAPEEPDAETELVLLGQIRDLLTEQRSAAPAKHVDPS, from the coding sequence ATGCTCAAGGGCTTCAAAGAGTTCATCATGCGGGGCAACGTCATCGACCTCGCGGTCGCTGTCGTCATCGGCGCGGCGTTCACGGCGGTCGTCAACGTCGTGGTCAACTCGGTCATCAATCCGCTCATCGGTGCGATCTTCAAGGCGGACAGCCTCGACGACGCCATGAAGTGGACCATTCCGGGCACGAGCGCGACGCTGGAATTCGGAGCCGTCATCGGCGCCGTGCTCAACTTCCTCATCATCGCGGCCGTCGTCTACTTCGTCTTCGTGCTGCCCGTCAACACGATCAAGGAGCGCGCCGAGGCGAAGCTCAAGCGCGGCGAGCCTGCTCCCGAAGAGCCCGACGCCGAGACCGAGCTCGTGCTCCTCGGTCAGATCCGCGACCTGCTCACCGAGCAGCGTTCCGCCGCACCGGCGAAGCACGTCGACCCCAGCTGA
- a CDS encoding 5-formyltetrahydrofolate cyclo-ligase produces MSSEPELQKRALRAELRERRRNLSSLEREKATAGFTENLESLVTELSARSISCYLSGTNEPNVRPFLEWAERSGIRVLFPITRDDGLLDWTVGEGRSETSSVYGVPEAVGELLGPIAINDVDLILVPAAAIDASGMRLGWGRGYFDKTLGSMERCPPVYAIVFDGEFLDEVPREVHDQPVNGVVTPTRIIDF; encoded by the coding sequence ATGTCTTCCGAGCCCGAGCTCCAGAAGCGCGCACTGCGCGCCGAGCTCAGGGAGCGACGTCGAAACCTGTCCTCCCTCGAACGCGAGAAGGCCACGGCCGGGTTCACCGAGAACCTGGAATCCCTGGTCACAGAGCTTTCCGCCCGTTCCATCTCGTGCTACCTCTCGGGCACGAACGAACCGAATGTGCGCCCGTTCCTCGAATGGGCCGAACGTAGCGGAATTAGAGTACTTTTCCCCATTACGCGCGACGACGGACTGCTCGACTGGACCGTCGGCGAGGGTCGAAGCGAGACCTCGAGCGTCTACGGAGTGCCCGAAGCGGTGGGCGAACTGCTCGGCCCCATCGCCATCAACGACGTCGATCTGATCCTCGTTCCCGCAGCCGCGATCGACGCGAGCGGCATGCGGCTCGGCTGGGGGCGCGGCTACTTCGACAAGACCCTCGGTTCGATGGAAAGATGTCCTCCGGTGTACGCGATCGTGTTCGACGGCGAATTCCTCGACGAGGTACCCCGCGAGGTCCACGACCAACCCGTGAACGGCGTCGTGACCCCCACGCGCATCATCGATTTCTGA
- the galU gene encoding UTP--glucose-1-phosphate uridylyltransferase GalU: protein MTQRITKAVIPAAGLGTRFLPATKAMPKEMLPVVDKPAIQYVVEEAVAAGLSDVLMILGRNKNALSNHFDRVTELEQTLTAKGDQAKLQRVMESSELADVHFVRQGDPKGLGHAVLRARSHVGNEPFAVLLGDDLIDARDPLLSRMLEEFENRNATIIALLEVDPESIHLYGAAAIEATDNDDVVRVTGLVEKPSADVAPSNLAVIGRYVLRPEVFGILENTPPGKGGEIQLTDALETMAADVEGTGGVYGVVFRGRRYDTGDKGDYIKAVIQLAVERDDLGPELKPWLKQFVAGLD from the coding sequence ATGACCCAGCGCATCACGAAGGCCGTTATCCCTGCAGCCGGTCTCGGCACGCGATTCTTGCCCGCGACGAAGGCCATGCCGAAGGAGATGCTGCCGGTCGTCGACAAGCCGGCCATCCAGTACGTCGTCGAGGAGGCGGTCGCCGCCGGGCTCTCCGACGTGCTGATGATCCTCGGCCGCAACAAGAACGCTCTGTCCAACCACTTCGACCGCGTCACCGAGCTCGAGCAGACCCTCACCGCCAAGGGCGACCAGGCGAAGCTGCAGCGCGTCATGGAGTCGAGCGAGCTCGCCGACGTGCACTTCGTGCGCCAGGGCGACCCCAAGGGCCTCGGCCACGCCGTTCTTCGCGCTCGCAGCCACGTCGGCAACGAGCCCTTCGCCGTCCTCCTTGGTGACGACCTGATCGACGCGCGCGACCCGCTGCTGTCGCGCATGCTCGAAGAGTTCGAGAACCGCAACGCCACGATCATCGCCCTGCTCGAGGTCGACCCCGAGTCGATCCACCTCTACGGTGCCGCCGCGATCGAGGCCACCGATAACGACGACGTCGTTCGTGTCACGGGTCTCGTCGAGAAGCCGAGCGCCGATGTCGCTCCGTCGAACCTCGCCGTCATCGGCCGCTACGTGCTGCGCCCCGAGGTCTTCGGAATCCTCGAGAACACGCCCCCCGGCAAGGGCGGCGAGATCCAGCTCACCGACGCGCTCGAGACCATGGCCGCGGATGTCGAGGGCACGGGCGGCGTCTACGGCGTCGTGTTCCGCGGGCGGCGCTACGACACCGGTGACAAGGGCGACTACATCAAGGCCGTCATCCAGCTCGCCGTGGAGCGCGACGACCTCGGCCCTGAGCTGAAGCCTTGGCTGAAGCAGTTCGTCGCCGGTCTGGACTGA
- a CDS encoding GNAT family N-acetyltransferase, which produces MATVPVPVLRDGPVVLRPIRVRDARALEQELIEGRSWLRPWEATNPHGPGRFDTRASIRNLLAHARSGHALPFLIEYEGQLAGQLNVSSITYGSLSSATIGYWVSQRFAGLGITPTAVALATDHCFEGLGLHRMEICIRPENGPSLRVVEKLGFRYEGLRRRYIHINNDWRDHFCFALVHEEVREGVLSRWRAGRVSPDAARVHDADLAAASRPLDIER; this is translated from the coding sequence TTGGCGACGGTGCCGGTTCCCGTGCTGAGAGACGGACCCGTCGTTCTTCGGCCCATCCGAGTGCGCGACGCGCGTGCTCTCGAGCAGGAGCTCATCGAGGGTCGATCGTGGCTGCGGCCGTGGGAAGCGACGAATCCCCACGGGCCGGGTCGCTTCGACACGCGCGCGAGCATCCGCAACCTGCTCGCGCACGCGCGGTCGGGTCACGCACTTCCCTTCCTCATCGAGTACGAGGGCCAGCTCGCGGGGCAGTTGAACGTCTCGTCGATCACCTACGGCTCGCTGTCGTCGGCGACGATCGGCTACTGGGTGTCGCAGCGCTTCGCGGGGCTCGGCATCACGCCGACAGCCGTGGCCCTCGCGACCGACCACTGCTTCGAGGGTCTCGGCCTCCACCGCATGGAGATCTGCATCCGACCCGAGAACGGCCCGTCGCTGCGCGTGGTCGAGAAGCTCGGGTTCCGCTACGAGGGCCTCCGCCGCCGCTACATCCACATCAACAATGACTGGCGCGACCACTTCTGCTTCGCGCTCGTGCATGAAGAGGTGCGCGAGGGCGTGCTCTCGCGCTGGCGCGCGGGCCGGGTGTCGCCCGATGCTGCTCGCGTGCACGACGCCGACCTCGCTGCGGCATCACGACCGCTCGACATCGAGCGCTAG
- a CDS encoding DUF3846 domain-containing protein → MVKGIHVPVDPSEPLEVCDFANLAAYQAAVEGWIEPVDIPDLGITIYVNEEGRLRHLPFNSLASFLWRYNVPQSRQAMLVGNAVIVGMPDEDGDNTDVSDELVAMLTSKSENAVLIKVGGSPAWVSDPRSRMTCVVLPLVYGGPNWYLSSARYADYFKAAIWAMVLLERWSDAVDTKVMPATDLPAHLQRATGTAPSD, encoded by the coding sequence ATGGTCAAAGGCATCCACGTTCCCGTCGACCCGTCCGAGCCCCTCGAGGTGTGCGACTTTGCTAATCTCGCGGCGTACCAGGCCGCGGTCGAAGGATGGATTGAACCGGTCGATATCCCCGACCTTGGCATCACGATTTACGTCAACGAGGAAGGTCGGTTGCGGCATCTGCCGTTCAACTCCCTCGCCTCGTTCCTGTGGAGGTACAACGTGCCCCAATCGCGTCAGGCGATGCTGGTCGGGAACGCCGTCATCGTTGGTATGCCTGACGAGGACGGCGACAACACCGACGTGTCAGACGAACTGGTCGCGATGCTGACGAGCAAGTCGGAGAACGCCGTGCTGATCAAGGTCGGGGGAAGTCCCGCGTGGGTAAGCGACCCCCGGAGCAGGATGACTTGCGTCGTGCTCCCTCTGGTCTATGGAGGGCCCAACTGGTACCTCAGCTCAGCCAGGTACGCGGACTACTTCAAAGCCGCGATCTGGGCGATGGTCTTGCTCGAACGCTGGAGCGATGCGGTGGATACGAAAGTCATGCCCGCCACGGACCTGCCGGCGCATCTCCAGCGAGCGACGGGCACGGCACCGTCCGACTAG